From a region of the Acanthochromis polyacanthus isolate Apoly-LR-REF ecotype Palm Island chromosome 3, KAUST_Apoly_ChrSc, whole genome shotgun sequence genome:
- the LOC110947498 gene encoding NACHT, LRR and PYD domains-containing protein 3-like has translation MEKNTYSAGSGPGPGPGSSSVSMKSDRSKDDPLFFRQSTDGRIQQQRPEPSCLSFKSDQSRDEFIYFKDVHPSADQIVEQQNSEVPSAQSVQQHHLDSIFMLLEDNMVTFLKKELKKIQKVLSPDYPECSESQRKDEEDLEDDDEEQRSSREMLQQITVLFLRRMKQEKLADCLQSNVAAAVCRRELKCALKKKFQRVFEGIAKAGQKTLLNEIYTELYITEGGTAEVNDEHEIRQIEAESRRTDRAETGIRPEDIFKGSPGRDGPIRTVMTQGVAGIGKTVLTQKFTLDWAEEKATRTSTSCFH, from the exons ATGGAGAAGAACACGTACTCTGCTGGATCGGGACCTGGGCCTGGACCTGGGTCCAGCTCTGTGTCCATGAAGAGTGACCGGTCAAAGGATGATCctctttttttcagacaatctACAGATGGAAG gatccagcagcagagaccagaacccAGCTGTTTGTCCTTCAAGAGCGACCAGTCAAGGGACGaattcatttactttaaagaTGTCCATCCATCTGCTGATCAGAT AGTGgaacagcagaactcagaggttcccagcgctcagtctgtccagcagcatcacttggactccatattcatg ctgctggaggacaacatggtgacttttctgaagaaggagctgaagaagatccAGAAGGTTctgagtccagattacccagaatgctcagagagtcagaggaaaGATGAGGAGGATTtggaggatgatgatgaagagcagaggagcagcagagagatgcttcagcagatcacagtgttgttcctgaggaggatgaagcaggagaagctggctgactgtctgcaaAGCA atgttgctgctgcagtttgtagACGTGAACTTAAATGtgctctgaagaagaagttccagagagtgtttgagggcatcgctaaagcaggacagaagaccctcctgaatgagatctacacagagctgtacatcacagagggagggactgcagaggtcaacgATGAACATGAGATCAGACAGATTGAGGCAGAGTCCAGGAgaacagacagagcagaaacaggcatcagaccagaagacatctttaaaggctcacctggaagagatggaccaatcagaacagtgatgacacagggagtggctggcatcgggaaaacggTGCTAACGCAGAAGttcactctggactgggctgaagaaaaagcaaccaggacatccacttcatgtttccattga